Proteins encoded together in one Micromonospora auratinigra window:
- a CDS encoding ABC transporter ATP-binding protein, which translates to MSAVIEISGLRKTFHTVRQGRRVAVDGFDLLVEAGQIHGFLGPNGSGKTTTLRALLGLVRADAGTMSVLGAPSPERLADVSGRVGAIVESPQFFGNFTARKTLRLLALAGGVPTGRVDEVLEQVGLRDRGDDRVKGYSLGMKQRLAVASALLKDPELLILDEPANGLDPAGIREMRDLMRSLADAGVTVLLSSHILGEIQLICDHVTIVSHGRRVAHGRVDEVLAGFDQHEWRVRVAEPERATELLGRIGVSVAAHPDHLLVTGVDDAEVISRTLGEAGLWVRELVPLRPDLESVFLELTGDAGHPALPRQVDGAPPDDQVIDLDVRGTQEVQA; encoded by the coding sequence ATGAGCGCGGTCATCGAGATCTCGGGTCTCCGCAAGACCTTCCACACCGTGCGGCAGGGCCGCCGGGTCGCCGTCGACGGCTTCGACCTGCTGGTCGAGGCGGGGCAGATTCACGGCTTCCTCGGCCCGAACGGCTCGGGCAAGACCACCACCCTGCGTGCCCTGCTCGGCCTGGTCCGCGCCGACGCCGGCACGATGAGCGTGCTCGGCGCCCCCTCGCCGGAGCGGCTGGCCGACGTGTCGGGGCGGGTCGGGGCGATCGTGGAGAGCCCACAGTTCTTCGGCAACTTCACCGCCCGCAAGACGCTGCGGCTGCTGGCCCTGGCCGGCGGCGTGCCGACCGGCCGGGTCGACGAGGTGCTGGAGCAGGTGGGCCTGCGGGACCGGGGCGACGACCGGGTCAAGGGCTACTCGCTGGGCATGAAGCAGCGGCTGGCGGTCGCCTCGGCGCTGCTCAAGGACCCGGAGCTGCTGATCCTGGACGAGCCAGCGAACGGCCTCGACCCGGCCGGCATCCGGGAGATGCGGGACCTGATGCGCTCGCTGGCCGACGCCGGGGTGACCGTGCTGCTCTCCAGTCACATCCTCGGCGAGATCCAGCTGATCTGTGACCACGTCACGATCGTCAGCCACGGCCGGCGGGTGGCGCACGGCCGGGTCGACGAGGTGCTGGCCGGCTTCGACCAGCACGAGTGGCGGGTCCGGGTGGCCGAGCCGGAGCGGGCCACGGAGCTGCTCGGCCGGATCGGCGTGTCGGTCGCCGCGCACCCCGACCACCTGCTGGTCACCGGGGTCGACGATGCCGAGGTGATCAGCCGCACGCTGGGCGAGGCAGGGCTGTGGGTGCGCGAGCTGGTGCCGCTGCGGCCGGACCTGGAGTCGGTCTTCCTGGAGCTGACCGGCGACGCCGGGCACCCGGCGCTGCCCCGCCAGGTGGACGGCGCGCCGCCGGATGACCAGGTGATCGACCTCGATGTACGGGGAACCCAGGAGGTGCAGGCGTGA
- a CDS encoding ABC transporter permease subunit codes for MRLVRAELERLAARRFVQLMLALLVVAFAVTVATTLAGSHRPSPLELSRAQGQAAEAVRGMETAHTRCLQIKQGTLPPDENDYLPRDCAEIDPALAEELPSTADYLSGVFVFAHEAPTLLYVLVAFLAMFGFLVAASYIGADLNSGGVVNLLLWRPRRGVVLAAKLGTLLGALLVFAALTTVVFLGTFWLIAQWGGHPGALDGSFWSDLGGRWGRGLLLVLLLAALGFAIATLGRHTSAALGAVTAYVVVWELGARLVFEILAVGRPDRWYLSSYVAAWLNGGVRFWDRLACGGNSGEFCEGYYSLSMGAGLVVLLTLTVGLVAVAFTAFRRRDLI; via the coding sequence GTGAGGCTGGTCCGGGCCGAACTGGAGCGGTTGGCCGCCCGCCGTTTCGTGCAGTTGATGCTGGCGCTGCTGGTGGTCGCCTTCGCGGTCACCGTGGCGACCACGCTGGCCGGCTCGCACCGGCCCTCGCCGCTCGAACTGAGCCGGGCCCAGGGGCAGGCGGCCGAGGCGGTGCGCGGCATGGAGACGGCGCACACCCGGTGCCTGCAGATCAAGCAGGGCACGCTGCCGCCCGACGAGAACGACTACCTGCCCCGCGACTGCGCCGAGATCGACCCGGCGCTGGCCGAGGAGCTGCCCTCCACGGCGGACTACCTCTCCGGGGTGTTCGTCTTCGCCCACGAGGCCCCGACGCTGCTCTACGTGCTGGTCGCCTTCCTGGCGATGTTCGGGTTCCTGGTCGCCGCCTCCTACATCGGCGCCGACCTGAACTCGGGCGGGGTGGTCAACCTGCTGCTCTGGCGACCCCGTCGGGGGGTGGTGCTGGCCGCGAAGCTCGGCACGCTGCTCGGTGCGCTGCTGGTCTTCGCCGCGCTGACCACGGTGGTCTTCCTGGGCACGTTCTGGCTGATCGCCCAGTGGGGCGGTCACCCCGGGGCGCTGGACGGGAGCTTCTGGTCGGACCTCGGCGGCCGGTGGGGGCGCGGGCTGCTGCTGGTGCTGCTGCTCGCGGCGCTCGGTTTCGCCATCGCCACCCTGGGCCGGCACACCTCGGCGGCGTTGGGCGCGGTGACCGCGTACGTGGTGGTCTGGGAGCTGGGCGCGCGGCTGGTGTTCGAGATCCTGGCGGTGGGCCGGCCGGACCGCTGGTACCTGTCGAGCTACGTGGCGGCGTGGCTCAACGGCGGGGTCCGGTTCTGGGACCGGCTCGCCTGCGGTGGCAACAGCGGCGAGTTCTGCGAGGGTTACTACTCACTGAGCATGGGCGCGGGGCTGGTCGTGCTGCTCACCCTGACGGTCGGGCTGGTCGCCGTGGCGTTCACCGCGTTCCGCCGCCGTGACCTGATCTGA
- a CDS encoding ABC transporter ATP-binding protein — protein MVATPPVGGSARGAWLDGPVTDDLVISLDGVGVTRSGTALVRDVDWRVELDERWVVLGPNGAGKTTLLNLAAGRLHPSSGVAHVLGERIGRTDVNELRTRIGLSTATLAERIPADERVTDVVVTAAWSVVGRWRESYDRTDEARARALLGQLGIEHLAERAYGTLSEGERKRVQIARALMTDPELLLLDEPAAGLDLGGREDLVARLAELAYDPDAPALVLVTHHVEEIPPGFTHALLLRDGGVVAQGLLGDTLTPDNLSKTFGLPLVVERSGDRWTARAA, from the coding sequence ATGGTGGCGACGCCGCCCGTGGGGGGCAGCGCGCGCGGTGCGTGGTTGGATGGTCCGGTGACTGACGATCTGGTGATCAGCCTCGACGGGGTGGGCGTCACGCGCTCGGGCACCGCGCTGGTGCGCGACGTCGACTGGCGGGTCGAGCTGGACGAACGCTGGGTGGTGCTGGGCCCGAACGGAGCCGGCAAGACCACCCTGCTCAACCTGGCCGCCGGCCGGCTGCACCCGAGCAGCGGGGTCGCCCACGTCCTCGGCGAGCGGATCGGTCGCACCGACGTCAACGAGCTGCGGACCCGCATCGGCCTCTCCACCGCTACCCTCGCCGAGCGGATCCCGGCCGACGAGCGGGTGACCGACGTGGTGGTCACCGCCGCCTGGTCGGTGGTGGGCCGCTGGCGGGAGAGCTACGACCGCACCGACGAGGCCCGGGCCCGCGCGCTGCTCGGCCAGCTCGGCATCGAACACCTCGCCGAGCGGGCGTACGGCACCCTCTCCGAGGGTGAGCGCAAGCGGGTGCAGATCGCCCGCGCCCTGATGACCGACCCCGAGCTGCTGCTCCTCGACGAGCCCGCCGCCGGGCTCGACCTGGGTGGGCGCGAGGACCTGGTGGCCCGGCTCGCCGAGCTGGCGTACGACCCGGACGCGCCGGCGCTGGTGCTGGTCACCCACCACGTCGAGGAGATCCCGCCCGGCTTCACCCACGCGCTGCTGCTGCGTGACGGGGGCGTGGTGGCGCAGGGGCTGCTCGGCGACACGCTCACCCCCGACAACCTGTCCAAGACCTTCGGCCTGCCGCTGGTCGTCGAGCGGTCCGGCGACCGCTGGACCGCCCGCGCCGCCTGA